In one window of Porites lutea chromosome 8, jaPorLute2.1, whole genome shotgun sequence DNA:
- the LOC140945051 gene encoding uncharacterized protein has product MEPEKSRGNRLLVFALLINLILTITSVGTVIYKLQILERQVLQLQSRPSVALQGKTNNNGDDEEGELTQRRKREYEFSGGGAKSCVSCHNACMQLFGLGASAKVTVKAASNGTEKDVVCMRGERGPQGKNGRRGQRGRPGYIGRAGKRGPPGERGPRGHRGRPGKAFTGNTSEMIEDIELPRIKKRPPSNLTTIEGKNISLPCHSKGFPKPEVTWYKNGEMIDSSNYDADMGTLTFLSIQFADRGLYKCEARNFLGFDSATVEIIVVVPPRFVEAPEVYHMGYETWDTTLTCNIFGYPPPEIIWTRSFRTLSDGRHVMAGKDLIIKETRWEDRGPIMCRGDNNLGHVYALIVLVVKPVLPPVITIAPPPFVAVKNAYDTVTLQCAARGSPIPTLEWRKDEAIISANTTSETEEEVTGELVIPKFGPSDQGVYTCFFKNYNNGTAETSTIAELVGCGDPGMPVHGYKTGANYWAGQMVTFTCDTGYHLEGPTNRLCQENGNWSDVAPTCHRLCDEPPPLENGYILGNDFREGKNITYKCNKGYWLRGPPVRICDGETGNWTVEAPICEGPEFDPSTILGNKTKYWEVLKGWLQPVSTLPSKWKLCYRATDHGWSSSTFHSQCNGLGPTVTFVRVGEYMFGGYTDRNWHSSGSYTHSVHGFLFSFKNKDGLEPFKLHIKNYEHAIYGNSGYGPTFGSGYDIYIADGAGSNTNSYSNLGYNYVQVSGYKYGASDTKSLLAGSYNFQPHEVEVFYQTYKN; this is encoded by the exons ATGGAGCCAGAAAAATCCCGAGGCAACCGTCTCTTAGTATTTGCCCTGTTAATCAACTTAATTTTGACCATAACGTCTGTCGGAACCGTAATATACAAACTGCAGATATTGGAAAGACAAGTCTTACAGCTTCAGTCAAGGCCATCGGTGGCTTTGCAAGGTAAAACCAATAACAATGGAGATGACGAAGAAGGCGAGCTAACACAACGACGGAAAAGAGAATATGAGTTTTCTGGTGGTGGAGCTAAAAGCTGCGTCAGCTGCCACAATGCTTGCATGCAACTCTTTGGTTTGGGAGCATCTGCGAAG GTCACAGTAAAAGCAGCAAGCAATGGCACAGAAAAAGACGTAGTCTGCATGAGAG GAGAAAGAGGGCCCCAAGGGAAAAATGGTCGCCGTGGACAACGAGGCAGGCCAGGTTACATTGGAAGAGCGGGTAAACGAGGTCCACCTGGCGAAAGAGGACCCAGAGGACACAGAGGAAGACCTGGAAAAGCTTTTACAGGAAACACGTCTGAAATGATCGAAGACATAG AGCTGCCCAGAATCAAGAAACGACCTCCTTCAAATCTCACCACAATAGAAGGAAAGAATATCTCTCTTCCATGCCACTCAAAGGGTTTCCCTAAGCCAGAGGTTACTTGGTATAAAAACGGTGAAATGATTGACAGTAGTAATTACGATGCTGACATGGGAACGCTGACGTTTCTCAGCATTCAGTTCGCCGACAGAGGCTTGTACAAGTGCGAGGCGAGGAATTTCTTGGGATTTGATTCTGCGACTGTCGAGATTATTGTAGTAG TGCCGCCACGCTTTGTAGAAGCCCCCGAAGTGTATCACATGGGATACGAGACCTGGGATACGACATTAACGTGCAACATCTTTGGATATCCACCTCCGGAAATAATATGGACTCGGTCATTCCGGACATTATCTGATGGTCGCCACGTGATGGCTGGGAAAGATCTCATTATCAAGGAAACTCGCTGGGAAGACAGAGGACCAATCATGTGCAGAGGAGATAACAACCTGGGTCACGTGTATGCGCTGATTGTCCTTGTGGTGAAACCTGTTT TGCCTCCGGTTATCACTATCGCACCACCCCCCTTCGTGGCCGTAAAAAATGCGTATGATACAGTAACATTGCAATGTGCGGCCCGGGGATCCCCCATCCCTACCCTAGAGTGGCGCAAAGATGAAGCTATCATTTCTGCCAACACAACATCAGAGACTGAAGAAGAAGTAACAGGAGAGCTTGTTATTCCAAAATTTGGTCCAAGTGATCAGGGCGTCTACACTTGTTTCTTTAAGAACTACAACAACGGAACTGCGGAGACCTCAACCATTGCAG AGCTTGTTGGCTGCGGAGATCCTGGTATGCCTGTGCATGGTTATAAGACTGGAGCAAATTACTGGGCAGGACAGATGGTTACATTTACTTGTGACACAGGATACCACTTGGAAGGACCTACAAACCGACTCTGTCAGGAAAACGGCAATTGGAGCGATGTGGCCCCAACAT gtCACCGATTGTGTGACGAACCTCCTCCACTCGAAAATGGATACATTCTAGGAAATGACTTCAGGGAAGGAaaaaatatcacgtacaaatgtAACAAAGGTTATTGGCTGAGGGGACCGCCGGTCAGGATTTGTGATGGGGAGACTGGAAACTGGACCGTGGAAGCACCAATTTGCGAAG GGCCAGAGTTTGATCCATCGACGATCCTCGGTAACAAAACCAAATACTGGGAGGTGCTGAAAGGTTGGTTGCAGCCTGTATCTACACTGCCATCTAAGTGGAAGCTCTGCTACCGAGCTACGGACCATGGATGGAGTTCCAGCACATTTCACTCGCAGTGCAATGGCCTGGGTCCCACAGTGACCTTTGTGAGGGTGGGAGAGTATATGTTCGGGGGATACACTGACCGAAACTGGC ATTCTAGCGGCTCCTACACACATTCCGTCCATggtttcctattttcctttaaaaataaagatgGACTGGAGCCTTTCAAGCTTCACATCAAAAACTATGAGCATGCCATCTATGGAAACAGTGGCTACGGTCCAACATTTGGTAGCGGCTATGATATTTACATCGCTGATGGTGCAGGTTCCAACACCAACTCGTACTCTAATTTGGGTTACAACTACGTGCAAGTATCAGGCTACAAATATGGAGCGAGTGACACTAAGAGCCTGCTCGCTGGAAGCTACAATTTCCAACCCCACGAGGTGGAAGTGTTTTATCAGACTTATAAAAACTAA
- the LOC140945049 gene encoding uncharacterized protein: protein MKKFFSSGGGNDSSFVGKTFIVGRCPCVVEEVIAEGGFSLVFLVRVPSGKRHALKRISVNNMHDLQICKQEIDIMKLVSGHKNAITYLGCTINQINPGIYEVLILMEYCREGHVVQLMNEHISSGFSESLVLKIFTDACEAVAKLHHADPPVIHRDLKVENILRSDRGEFVLCDYGSATRRVVNPQEEGVTKAEEEIQKYTTLSYRAPEMIDLYSGKLITTKADIWALGCVLYKLCFFTLPFGESPLAIQSGQFTFPETSRHPKLHKLISFVLNPDPENRPDIFQVSYAAFKLRGLDCPVPNVMNAKIPDTLPETQSVEEQQKGENAARTAAAKTKRHEGPVTTSLAPRQRPRAGQGPQQLATPQASSRLSHIASPQQNRKQYSHVQRGNLDVESAHGLSHMASPRQNRRNIPPQGPENSAAHQQVHTNMARRDPRAVSADQAASAVPDLMDVGQHPSAAVYRVVAQHGQQPYPYQQQMTREQYLQQQYLQQQQLAQQQYLQQQQQHMLMRQQQQRLLQQQQQQLLQQQQMLQEQQQAQRQLNYQVEGPPAQQYQPTQPHHVQQQSKFNPQMYQDTDQCPLNPFYEYQQYPTSGDVRYHDYNANQPQVTFQQPQNAQEFPQQAKPDNSNNRLLRPRYMSHSRSRSDPNFAVHYDRSNQVKMPSVTPQPNASSSNRSHYRSPSDPALNQSKEPEAEVLLVNIDSSDEPTPHWNPFSPYYESNELDFTANQNDVTDDDFASLRARNEKISQTGTNSSFQPNVQSHQPNAAYHQASVGFHQTTAGYQQPSAGNRTSEFLQGATTDIFGSATFDSQVAELQQGLRSSLENLQLVDVPAGFGDNSIFPQQQQATEIVQDGNNPFLQGYRSTEIERHLNFAGEVSSEDESEEANEPEYSGFPPPPSPGVADPFGSAPFVVQKAMQVPPTTRDAFGSSPFNAPHPSQSKGVDYQLNNVQLSEQQTDTSGHASSFTSTQGSGVGMAPVPFHVEGDVSNSCPFVGNVTEHEDPSGLVNPAVDFVDNIDDPFGGVSFNANPAFKRRNAKRQGGALRKGPPEAAPVGDQGPRSRPRRLLPQTPDKTPGVTHGGQRVASGQTRTQNIRVISVIPSASSVQTPGKYEPKSTGNRQTNAAT, encoded by the exons GTGGATTTTCACTGGTGTTCCTGGTCAGAGTTCCTAGCGGAAAGCGACATGCCTTAAAAAGGATATCAGTCAATAATATGCATGATTTACAAATATGCAAACAAGAAATTGATATAATG AAACTTGTATCTGGTCACAAGAATGCTATTACATACCTTGGTTGTACAATTAATCAGATCAACCCCGGGATTTATGAAGTCCTGATTCTCATGGAGTACTGTAGAG AGGGGCATGTTGTACAGTTGATGAATGAACACATCAGTTCTGGTTTCAGCGAGTCATTAGTTCTGAAGATCTTCACGGATGCCTGTGAGGCTGTTGCTAAGCTTCATCATGCAGATCCTCCAGTGATTCACAGGGATCTTAAG GTTGAGAATATATTACGCAGTGATCGTGGTGAATTTGTTCTTTGTGACTATGGCAGTGCTACCAGAAGAGTAGTGAATCCTCAG GAAGAAGGTGTTACCAAAGCAGAAGAAGAGATACAAAA GTACACAACGCTATCTTATAGAGCCCCTGAGATGATTGATTTATACAGTGGTAAATTAATTACCACTAAAGCAGATATCTGG gcTCTGGGTTGTGTATTGTACAAGCTTTGTTTCTTTACACTTCCATTTGGTGAAAGTCCACTTGCTATACAGAGTGGTCAGTTCACCTTCCCGGAAACCTCGCGCCATCCTAAACTTCACAAGCTTATCA GCTTCGTTCTCAATCCAGACCCGGAGAATAGACCAGATATTTTTCAAGTTTCCTATGCAGCCTTTAAACTCAGAGGTCTTGACTGTCCTGTCCCTAATGTTATG AATGCAAAAATACCAGACACACTTCCAGAAACGCAATCTGTTGAGGAACAGCAAAAGGGGGAAAATGCTGCTCGAACAGCTGCTGCTAAAACAAA GCGACATGAAGGACCAGTCACTACCTCTCTTGCTCCTCGTCAACGCCCAAGGGCGGGCCAAGGTCCTCAGCAACTGGCTACTCCTCAGGCTTCCTCGCGCTTAAGCCACATTGCTAGTCCTCAGCAGAATCGCAAACAGTACTCTCATGTACAAAGAGGTAATCTTGACGTTGAGAGTGCTCATGGCTTGAGCCACATGGCTAGCCCGAGACAGAACAGAAGGAACATTCCACCACAAGGACCAGAGAACTCCGCAGCTCATCAGCAAGTCCATACAAATATGGCCCGACGGGACCCCAGAGCTGTTTCTGCTGATCAAGCGGCTTCAGCGGTACCAGATCTGATGGATGTTGGCCAGCACCCATCAGCAGCAGTGTACCGTGTGGTAGCACAGCACGGGCAGCAGCCGTATCCTTACCAGCAGCAGATGACGAGGGAGCAGTACCTACAGCAGCAGTATCTTCAACAACAGCAGTTGGCTCAGCAACAGTatttacaacagcaacaacagcataTGTTGATgcgtcaacaacaacaacgattgctccagcagcaacagcaacagctGCTTCAGCAGCAGCAGATGCTTCAGGAACAACAGCAAGCTCAGCGACAGTTGAATTACCAGGTGGAAGGTCCACCAGCCCAGCAATACCAACCTACCCAGCCACATCACGTCCAACAGCAATCTAAGTTCAATCCGCAGATGTATCAAGACACTGATCAATGCCCACTAAACCCATTTTACGAATATCAGCAGTATCCAACCTCCGGCGACGTACGGTACCACGACTACAATGCCAATCAACCGCAAGTAACATTTCAACAGCCTCAAAATGCTCAAGAATTTCCTCAACAAGCAAAACCCGATAATAGCAATAACAGATTATTGAGACCCCGCTACATGTCTCATAGTCGCTCTAGGTCTGACCCTAACTTTGCGGTTCATTATGATAGAAGCAATCAAGTTAAAATGCCATCTGTTACCCCTCAACCCAACGCAAGCAGCTCAAATCGTTCCCACTATCGAAGCCCTAGTGACCCTgctctcaaccaatcaaaagaaCCAGAGGCTGAAGTGCTTTTGGTAAACATTGACTCAAGTGATGAACCCACGCCGCACTGGAATCCTTTTAGTCCATATTATGAGTCAAACGAGTTGGACTTTACAGCCAACCAGAACGATGTAACCGATGATGACTTCGCGTCACTGCGTGCAAGAAACGAAAAAATTTCTCAAACCGGAACAAATTCTAGTTTTCAGCCCAATGTCCAAAGTCATCAGCCGAATGCTGCCTATCATCAAGCCAGTGTTGGCTTCCATCAGACCACTGCTGGATATCAACAGCCCAGTGCCGGTAATAGAACATCTGAATTTCTTCAAGGGGCTACTACGGATATTTTTGGATCTGCCACATTTGATAGCCAAGTAGCTGAGTTGCAGCAAGGTTTGAGAAGTAGCTTGGAAAATTTACAATTAGTAGATGTTCCTGCCGGGTTTGGAGACAATAGCATTTTTCCTCAACAGCAACAAGCAACGGAGATTGTTCAAGATGGAAACAATCCTTTTCTTCAAGGCTATCGTTCCACTGAAATTGAGCGACATTTGAACTTTGCAGGGGAGGTGTCAAGTGAAGACGAATCAGAGGAAGCTAATGAACCGGAATATTCTGgtttccccccacccccctcccctggtGTAGCAGATCCTTTCGGCTCAGCACCATTCGTCGTCCAGAAAGCTATGCAGGTCCCGCCAACCACAAGAGATGCATTTGGCTCGTCCCCATTTAATGCCCCACACCCATCACAATCAAAAGGGGTTGATTATCAGTTGAATAATGTACAGCTGTCTGAGCAACAAACTGATACCTCCGGTCATGCGAGCTCTTTCACTTCTACGCAAGGTTCTGGTGTCGGAATGGCCCCAGTACCGTTTCATGTTGAAGGAGACGTTAGTAACTCTTGTCCGTTTGTCGGGAATGTTACTGAGCATGAAGATCCATCAGGCTTAGTTAATCCCGCTGTTGATTTTGTAGACAACATAGACGATCCATTTGGCGGAGTATCTTTTAACGCTAATCCAGCCTTTAAGCGAAGAAACGCCAAGAGACAAGGAGGAGCCTTAAGGAAGGGGCCTCCGGAAGCTGCCCCAGTTGGTGATCAGGGTCCTCGTTCTCGACCCCGGCGACTTTTGCCCCAAACACCGGACAAAACCCCTGGTGTAACTCATGGTGGTCAGCGGGTTGCTAGTGGACAGACTAGGACCCAGAACATTAGAGTTATTTCAGTCATACCATCCGCAAGTTCAGTGCAGACGCCTGGGAAATATGAGCCAAAGTCAACCGGAAATAGACAAACAAATGCGGCCACGTGA